One region of Candidatus Poribacteria bacterium genomic DNA includes:
- a CDS encoding xanthine dehydrogenase family protein subunit M, with the protein MQDFSYVSAQTVPEAVALLDEKGEKARILAGGTDLIVQVREARRDVDLMIDVKSIPEVNVLNYDANAGLVLGAAVECYKIYAVDAICRAYPGLVDATKIIGGTAIQGRAGVGGNLCNASPAADCIPPLIVLNATCVIAGPNGERELPVEQFCTAPGQTALAKGEMLVSLKIPAPASNSSSFYLRFIPRNEMDIAVVGAGASVTLDAAKQTIVSARIALAAVAPTPLFAEEASALLAGREVSDAAIDEAAQAAQAIARPISDMRGTAEQRTHLVGVLTRRALNGAIQRV; encoded by the coding sequence ATGCAAGATTTTTCGTATGTTTCCGCGCAAACGGTGCCGGAAGCCGTTGCCCTACTTGATGAAAAGGGAGAAAAAGCTCGCATTTTGGCGGGTGGGACTGACCTCATCGTTCAAGTCCGGGAAGCACGCCGAGACGTTGACTTGATGATTGATGTCAAATCCATTCCAGAGGTAAACGTCTTAAATTACGATGCTAACGCTGGCTTGGTGCTTGGTGCCGCAGTCGAGTGTTATAAAATTTACGCCGTTGATGCTATCTGCCGTGCTTATCCCGGTTTAGTCGATGCGACCAAAATTATCGGTGGCACCGCGATCCAAGGACGCGCCGGTGTCGGCGGTAATTTGTGTAATGCTTCACCCGCTGCGGATTGCATACCACCACTAATTGTGCTAAATGCCACTTGTGTCATTGCCGGTCCAAACGGCGAACGTGAATTGCCTGTTGAACAATTCTGCACGGCTCCGGGACAGACTGCTCTCGCAAAAGGTGAGATGCTTGTCTCTCTGAAGATACCAGCACCTGCAAGCAATTCGAGTTCCTTCTATCTCCGGTTTATCCCGCGCAATGAGATGGATATTGCTGTCGTTGGTGCCGGTGCATCTGTAACACTTGATGCTGCGAAACAGACAATTGTCTCTGCACGTATCGCACTCGCTGCTGTTGCACCTACGCCGCTCTTTGCTGAGGAAGCGAGTGCACTGCTCGCCGGTCGCGAGGTCTCTGATGCCGCAATTGACGAAGCTGCACAAGCTGCACAAGCGATCGCCCGTCCGATTAGTGATATGCGTGGTACTGCGGAGCAGCGAACTCATCTCGTCGGTGTGCTGACTCGGCGCGCACTCAACGGTGCAATTCAGAGGGTTTGA
- a CDS encoding (2Fe-2S)-binding protein: MARKSHVQTTINGETVEFLCESRQSLLEVLRDELHLTGAKEGCNNGNCGACSVILDGRLVNSCLVLGVETEGKSVETIEGLAEPDKLHPIQDAFLENAALQCGICTPGFIMSAKALLDSNPNPTEHEVRYWLAGNLCRCTGYDKIVKAVMDVAKETSA, translated from the coding sequence ATGGCGAGAAAATCGCACGTTCAAACCACTATCAATGGTGAAACGGTGGAATTTCTCTGCGAATCCCGTCAAAGCCTCCTCGAAGTCCTCAGAGATGAACTCCATCTTACGGGTGCTAAAGAGGGATGTAACAACGGAAATTGTGGGGCTTGCAGTGTCATCCTTGATGGCAGACTTGTCAATTCATGCCTTGTCCTCGGTGTGGAGACTGAAGGCAAATCTGTGGAAACCATAGAAGGTCTCGCGGAACCTGACAAGCTGCACCCGATCCAAGATGCCTTCTTGGAAAACGCCGCGCTCCAGTGCGGTATTTGCACACCCGGCTTTATTATGAGTGCTAAGGCACTGCTGGATAGCAATCCGAATCCAACTGAACATGAAGTTCGGTACTGGTTGGCGGGTAACCTGTGTCGCTGTACCGGCTATGATAAAATTGTCAAAGCAGTGATGGATGTTGCTAAGGAAACCTCTGCTTAA